In one window of Pseudoalteromonas sp. GCY DNA:
- a CDS encoding 1-(5-phosphoribosyl)-5-[(5-phosphoribosylamino)methylideneamino] imidazole-4-carboxamide isomerase, which translates to MIIPALDVLENNIVRLYQGKYETAQFYPFDLAERLLEYQNAGAAKLHLVDLEGARDPSKKQWRTIQAATKALSVPFQVGGGIRSIEDVKQWLDAGAAQVVIGSMAVDKQLEVAAWIKACGADKFVIALDVNKTESGWSPATHGWLNDAKSDLFELLDFYVEQGVSDFLCTDISKDGTMTGPSFALYEDITKHNSAIKVQASGGVSSLDDIARLAKQQVGGVILGKSLLEGVFNVEEALSCYQNA; encoded by the coding sequence ATGATTATTCCCGCTTTAGATGTATTAGAGAACAATATTGTTCGTTTGTATCAAGGCAAGTATGAAACCGCACAATTTTACCCATTTGATTTAGCTGAGCGTTTACTTGAATATCAAAACGCAGGCGCAGCTAAGCTACATTTAGTGGATTTAGAAGGCGCTCGTGATCCGAGTAAAAAGCAATGGCGCACTATCCAAGCGGCGACTAAGGCTTTATCTGTTCCCTTTCAGGTAGGCGGTGGTATTCGCAGTATTGAAGACGTAAAGCAGTGGTTAGATGCCGGAGCTGCTCAAGTGGTGATAGGCTCAATGGCAGTAGATAAACAGCTAGAAGTTGCTGCATGGATTAAAGCATGTGGTGCCGATAAATTTGTGATAGCACTTGATGTGAACAAAACCGAAAGCGGCTGGTCTCCTGCTACTCATGGCTGGCTAAATGATGCGAAAAGCGATTTATTCGAGCTATTAGATTTTTATGTTGAGCAAGGTGTGAGCGATTTTTTATGCACAGATATCAGTAAGGACGGCACGATGACAGGTCCATCATTTGCCTTATATGAAGACATCACTAAACATAACAGTGCAATTAAAGTACAAGCGTCAGGAGGCGTGAGCTCGCTTGATGATATTGCTCGACTTGCAAAGCAACAAGTAGGTGGAGTGATACTTGGCAAATCGCTACTTGAAGGTGTATTTAACGTTGAGGAGGCTCTATCATGCTATCAAAACGCATAA
- the hisB gene encoding bifunctional histidinol-phosphatase/imidazoleglycerol-phosphate dehydratase HisB, giving the protein MSAPYLFIDRDGTIIEEPITDKQVDSLEKLALLPNVIPALLQLQSFGYKLVMVSNQDGLGTDSFPQADFDAPQDKMMQILTSQGIRFEEVLICPHFDEDNCQCRKPKTGLLTELMRSGKVNLSKSFVIGDRQTDIQLAKNLCIEGILYEDNWPAIVTQLTTLNRSAQIARNTKETQISVAINLDQQANGEISTGLGFFDHMLDQIRTHANLGLNIQAKGDLHIDEHHLVEDIGIALGQAFKTALGTKSQIARYGFALPMDECKAECQLDLSGRASFVLNADFTRDKVGDLDVQMVEHFFKSFADNAAVSLILSVSEGNAHHQVEGLFKAFSRAIRMAIATDASQQMASSKGCL; this is encoded by the coding sequence ATGAGCGCCCCCTATTTATTCATCGACCGCGATGGCACTATTATCGAAGAACCAATAACCGACAAACAAGTGGATAGTCTAGAAAAACTGGCACTTTTACCCAATGTGATCCCCGCGTTATTACAACTGCAGTCATTTGGCTACAAGCTAGTGATGGTATCTAACCAAGACGGCCTCGGTACAGATAGTTTCCCTCAAGCTGATTTTGATGCGCCTCAAGACAAAATGATGCAAATTCTAACAAGCCAAGGGATCCGTTTTGAGGAAGTTCTGATCTGTCCTCACTTTGACGAAGACAACTGCCAATGTCGCAAACCTAAAACAGGATTACTCACAGAACTGATGCGCTCAGGTAAAGTGAACCTTAGCAAATCATTTGTTATTGGCGATAGGCAAACCGATATTCAGCTTGCAAAAAACCTCTGCATTGAAGGTATTCTTTACGAAGATAACTGGCCTGCTATTGTGACGCAGTTAACCACCTTAAATCGCAGTGCACAAATTGCCAGAAATACCAAAGAAACACAGATTTCGGTAGCGATAAATCTGGACCAACAAGCCAATGGGGAGATTTCAACAGGGCTTGGTTTTTTCGACCACATGCTAGATCAGATCAGAACTCACGCTAACCTTGGCCTGAATATTCAGGCGAAAGGTGACTTACATATAGACGAGCACCATCTCGTAGAAGACATCGGGATTGCCCTTGGTCAGGCCTTTAAGACCGCGCTTGGCACAAAATCACAAATTGCACGTTATGGATTTGCGTTGCCGATGGACGAATGTAAAGCAGAATGTCAGTTGGATTTATCTGGACGCGCGTCTTTTGTACTTAATGCTGACTTTACACGAGATAAAGTTGGAGACTTGGATGTACAAATGGTTGAGCATTTCTTTAAGTCCTTTGCGGATAATGCGGCAGTGAGTTTAATTCTGAGCGTAAGCGAAGGTAATGCACACCATCAAGTTGAGGGGTTATTCAAAGCGTTCTCTCGTGCTATTCGTATGGCAATTGCAACGGATGCGTCACAGCAAATGGCAAGTTCTAAGGGGTGTTTATGA
- the hisC gene encoding histidinol-phosphate transaminase: MTNIALPNNIEKLKAYSSAKSAKLTGTTWLNANESPYARVLEMCFDNLNRYPDPQPQAVIDAYAGYAKIEQTNVLMTRGADEGIELLVRTYCEPAKDSIAIFTPTYGMYKVTADTHNIAINELSQAQLANDDVGSLISAIGDAKLVFVCNPNNPTGALQPASKVAALADKLKGRAIVVVDEAYIEFCEEKTCVELIKEFSNVVVLRTLSKAFALAGLRVGFMLASEALLAPVRKVIAPYPVSTVVAQIAATALTSDAITQMRRQVSILNLAKKKLIQWLQDSEFASAILCGEGNFVTLQLTDKQFVEQAMRQGLIMRPFVLFGEDNWLRISIGNEQELKQVENWLKQCQVTEEVS, translated from the coding sequence ATGACTAATATTGCGCTACCAAATAACATTGAAAAACTTAAGGCCTACAGCTCTGCAAAGAGTGCAAAGTTGACTGGCACCACGTGGCTCAATGCCAATGAAAGTCCATACGCTCGTGTGCTTGAAATGTGCTTTGATAACTTAAACCGTTATCCAGATCCGCAGCCACAAGCGGTAATTGATGCCTATGCAGGCTACGCTAAGATCGAGCAAACAAATGTACTGATGACGCGTGGTGCCGATGAAGGCATTGAGTTATTAGTACGAACGTATTGTGAACCGGCCAAAGATAGCATTGCAATCTTTACCCCTACCTATGGTATGTACAAAGTAACGGCAGACACCCATAACATCGCGATTAACGAATTAAGCCAAGCGCAGCTTGCCAACGACGATGTAGGTTCGCTCATCAGTGCAATTGGTGACGCTAAATTGGTATTTGTGTGTAATCCAAATAACCCAACCGGCGCATTACAACCTGCCAGCAAAGTCGCAGCACTTGCTGATAAGCTTAAAGGCCGTGCAATCGTGGTCGTTGATGAAGCTTATATTGAGTTCTGTGAAGAAAAAACCTGTGTCGAGCTTATCAAAGAATTCTCAAATGTCGTTGTGCTGCGCACGCTATCTAAAGCGTTTGCACTGGCAGGACTGCGCGTTGGCTTTATGTTAGCGAGTGAAGCGCTATTGGCACCGGTGAGAAAAGTGATTGCGCCCTACCCTGTTTCTACGGTCGTAGCACAAATAGCAGCAACAGCGTTAACGTCAGACGCGATAACGCAGATGCGCCGGCAAGTCTCTATTTTGAACCTAGCAAAAAAGAAGCTTATACAATGGCTACAAGACAGCGAGTTCGCAAGCGCAATACTATGCGGCGAAGGCAACTTTGTTACTTTACAGCTAACCGACAAACAGTTTGTGGAGCAAGCGATGCGCCAAGGGTTAATCATGCGGCCATTTGTGCTGTTTGGCGAGGACAACTGGCTGCGGATCTCTATCGGCAACGAGCAGGAATTAAAACAAGTAGAAAACTGGCTAAAACAATGCCAAGTCACTGAGGAAGTATCATGA
- the hisH gene encoding imidazole glycerol phosphate synthase subunit HisH, with the protein MIAIINTGCANINSVRFAFERLGVTPEVITTPEKLASFERAILPGVGHANVAMKRLNEQGWAEAIADYQRPLMGICLGMQLLCESTEEGDIPCLGRIPGKVELLETNELTAPHMGWNNLRVAKPHALTTGLNEQDQVYFVHSFAHTINQSTLVSGEYGQAFSAIVANDNYAGMQFHPERSGKVGAQLLQNFINWQL; encoded by the coding sequence ATGATTGCAATCATTAATACCGGTTGTGCCAATATTAACTCAGTGCGCTTTGCATTTGAGCGCCTTGGCGTCACACCTGAAGTGATCACAACACCGGAGAAATTAGCCAGCTTTGAACGAGCAATTTTACCCGGCGTAGGCCACGCCAATGTGGCAATGAAGCGGTTAAATGAGCAAGGCTGGGCAGAGGCAATAGCTGACTATCAACGGCCTTTGATGGGTATCTGTTTAGGGATGCAGCTTCTTTGTGAATCGACTGAAGAAGGTGATATTCCGTGCTTAGGCCGCATTCCGGGTAAGGTTGAGTTATTGGAGACCAATGAGTTAACTGCACCGCATATGGGCTGGAATAATCTCCGTGTGGCGAAGCCTCATGCGCTCACTACTGGGCTCAATGAACAAGACCAAGTGTACTTTGTACACAGTTTTGCGCATACCATCAATCAATCTACACTGGTTTCGGGTGAGTACGGTCAGGCGTTTTCTGCGATTGTTGCAAACGACAATTATGCCGGCATGCAATTTCACCCAGAGCGCAGCGGCAAGGTTGGCGCGCAGCTTTTACAAAACTTTATTAATTGGCAGCTATAA